CGGCTCAAAAGTCTCAGCGGCGAAGAAATTATCATCGCCAATACCGATTTAACCAGTTCCCGGATCCGTAACTTTAAACGCATGGAGCGACGTCGCATCGTCTTTAGCCTTGGGGTGCTGTACGAAACTCCGAAGGATAAATTAGAAATTATCCCTCCATTAATTCAAGACATTATCAGTGCCCAGGAAGGCATTACCTTCGATCGCGCTCACTTCGCCAGTTACGGTGATTTTAGTTTGAATTATGAAATTGTTTATTACGTAGAAAGTGGCGACTATGCCCTTTATATGGATGCCCAACAAAAAATCAATCTGGCTATCTTTGAGGCATTCAGTCAGCGAAATATTGAATTCGCTTACCCGACCAATGTGACCTATGTGCAAGGTCTACAGTCAGTTAGTGATCAGGCGATCGCCGATGGCCGCCTCACCAATGGCTAAATCGAAGCTCCCTTGTGATCGAGCGAGTTGCCTCCCGTCTGGGGAGGTTTTTTCTTAGGCTCGAAATCATCATGACACCTCAAAATTCGCCATAATATTGCACAATTGCCCATCAAAAAAACGACGATGACCCTAACCCCTCTCAGTTGGCCAGAACTCGAAGCCCTCACCAATTTTCAGCTTGACTACGAAAATGGTCCCACAAATGCCCAGTCTTCCCTGAGGCTCTTTGGTCAATCAGCAGAAAATATTCGCATCGTTCTTTACCGCGATCGCCATGCCTGGTGTCCTTACTGCCAAAAAATTTGGCTCTGGTTAGAGGAAATGCAGATTCCCTACCGCATCGAAAAGGTGACGATGTTTTGTTATGGAGAAAAAGAAACCTGGTATAAGCAGAAAGTACCCTCTGGAATGCTCCCCGCTGTGGAATTAGATGGGCAATTGATCACCGAAAGTGATGATATTCTCCTCGCCCTGGAACAGGCCTTTGGCCCCCTTACTTTTGCGATGACTGACCCCAAGGTTTTACCGTTGCGGCGATTGGAGAGACTGCTGTTTCGGGCCTGGTGCAACTGGCTCTGTCGATCGCCAATGTTCCCTGGCCAAGACCAAGAGGGTCGCCGCAAATTTATCCAAGTGGTGCAACAGGTGGAAGCAGCTTTGGCCGCCACCCCAGGGCCTTATTTCTTAGAATGCTTTAGTACAGCTGATGTAATTTTTACTCCCTATGTAGAGCGCATGAACGCCAGTTTGTACTATTACAAAGGCTATTCACTGCGGGAAGAAAACGCCTATTTTGGCGCTTGGTTTGATGCGATGGAAACCCGTCTCACCTACCGGGGGACTCAAAGCGATTTTCATACCCATGCCCATGACCTGCCACCGCAGATGGGAGGGTGTTACAGCAATGGCGATCGCCAAGCCCTCGCTAATCAACAAACAGTGGATGAAGGAGATTGGTTTGCCCTGCCCGATGTCCGTTACCCAGAGCCGGAAAATGCCAGGGAAGAAGCGCTATATCGCGTGATTAAACATCGCCACAACATTGTGAAGGTGAATCCGGCCAATGACCAGTTTTTTGATCAGGCCCTGCGCTGCGCCCTGACATCCATGATGGCAGGAGAAATTTGCATGCCGCCCCAGGGTTCAGACCAGGCATTGCGTTATCTCCGAGACCGGATCAATGTGCCCCGGGATATGTCGATTTACGCGGCCAAACATCTGCGCACCGCCCTCGAAAAAACAGCCCAGTTGGTGGGCGATCGCCAGGGAGAACCGATTCCAGTGCGCCATCGCCGGGACCAAAATCCCCTGAATTTCGCCTAGGGCGATCATCCATTCTTTGCAATTTCTAGGAAATCTTTGCTAATCTTGCGCCGGTTTTTGCAAGTTGCATTAACCTGGCAATAATAGTCTACGAAATTCCCCATTAGACAGATAAAACCAGGCAATCAGAGGTTTTAGGCGCTCCGTTCTGGAGTAAAAAATCATTGCTGCCGAGCATTAATTCCCAACGAGTCATTAGTGAGGCGTCCGGCCATGACCCAAACCGTAACCGACATTTTACAAATGATCCGCGATGAAAACATCCAGATTATTGACCTCAAATTTGTCGATCTCCCCGGCATTTGGCAGCACTGCTCTTTTTATCACGACCAGATTGACGCAGCCTCCTTTGTGGACGGCGTCCCCTTTGATGGGTCGAGTATTCGCGGCTGGAAAGCGATCAATGAATCGGATATGGCAATGGTTCCTGATCCGACGACGGCTTGGCTAGATCCGTTTTGCAAAGAAAAGACCCTCAGCTTGATTTGTTCGATCAAGGAGCCCCGTACCGGGGAATGGTATAGCCGCGACCCCCGCAGCATTGCCCAAAAGGCCATAAATTACCTTACGACCACTGGCATTGGCGATACGGCTTATTTTGGCCCGGAGGCAGAATTTTTTGTCTTCGATGATGTGCGCTTTGACCAAACTGAAAACACGGGTTTCTACTATGTCGATAGCGTTGAAGGACGTTGGAACTCAGGCCGTACAGAACCAGGGGGTAACCTGGCTTACAAACCAGGCTATAAGCAGGGCTATTTTCCGGTGCCGCCGACAGATAGCCTGCAGGATATGCGCACAGAAATGCTCTTGACCATGGCGAAATGTGGTGTCCCCATCGAAAAGCACCACCATGAAGTGGCCACCGGCGGCCAGAACGAACTAGGTTTTCGCTTTGCCACCTTGATCAAGGCGGCCGACTATCTGATGACCTATAAATATGTGATTAAAAATGTCGCCCGTAAATATGGCCGCACGGTGACTTTTATGCCGAAGCCCCTGTTTAACGACAATGGCTCGGGGATGCACACTCACCAGTCCTTATGGAAGGATGGACAGCCACTTTTTTGGGGCGATCGCTATGCCAATTTGAGTCAGATGGCCCTCCATTACATCGGCGGTATCCTCAAGCATGCTCCGGCAATCTTAGCTTTTTCTAATCCCAGTACCAATTCCTATAAGCGTCTTGTGCCCGGTTTTGAGGCGCCGGTCAATTTGGCCTATTCCCAGGGTAATCGTTCGGCTTCGGTGCGGATTCCCCTGTCAGGGCCTAACCCGAAGGCCAAGCGGCTAGAGTTCCGCTGTCCCGATGCCACCGCTAATCCCTACCTCGCTTTTGCAGCGATGCTCTGTGCGGGGATTGATGGAATCCAAAAGGCGATCGATCCCGGTGAACCTTTGGATGTAGATATTTACGATCTCACCCCGGAAGAACTCAGCAAAATTCCCTCGACCCCGGCCTCCCTCGAAGCGGCCCTCGAAGCACTCCAACAAGACCATGACTTTCTCACAGTCGGGGGTGTTTTTACTGAAGACTTCATCGAGAACTGGATTGAGTACAAACTCGATACAGAAGTCAATCCTCTGCGGCTACGGCCTCATCCCTATGAATTCGCCCTGTATTACGATTGCTAGAGCCGTCGGTGTCTAAATTTTTTAAAAAATAGTCTTGCTGCTTACAAAAAAATCACTAAAAAAACCTACGGCTTATGGGCTGCAGGTTGGGGCAATATTTTTCTAGAAACTCTAGACTTCAGGGATTTTTGGGAACTAAGAAAAACTTTATCTCAGCCTGGGTCCCTGATATTTTACAAAGATTTTTAGTAACGACCGCGGCCACCACCACTACGGGGGGCGGAAGAACGACGATCTTCACGGGGCTTGGCTTTATTGACCTTGAGGTCACGGCCCATCCACTCTGCACCATCAAGGGCTTCGATAGCTGCAGTTTCTTCGTCTTCAGTAGACATTTCTACGAAAGCGAAACCACGGGGTCTGCCAGTTTCCCGATCAGTGGGCACTTGCACCCGGTTTACTTTGCCATATTCAGCAAAAGTTTCTTTGAGGTCCTCATCAGTGACTTGATAGGACAAATTTCCAATGTAAATCGACATAATTAACGAATATTCTTCCGAATCGGAGAATCGTAGAGAGCGGACAGAGATTCGGAAAGCTGCGCAGTCAGGAAAACTTTAGGCAATCTTACTTAACTGGATCAAATCCTTATCTTGTTACCTCCGATTATAACTGTTCTTTTGAAATTTCCAACAAATGAATTAAATTTGCTGTTGGTTTCGAGTGATTTAACTTTATTCGTAAAAACTCTTTACAATCGCTGGAAGATTAATTACTGAATCTTTTGGGGAGTTATGGGGTTTCCTGTTGTTTATCATCCTGGTTATGTGACGCCAATTCCGGAGGAGCATCGCTTTCCGATGCCGAAGTTTCGCTTGCTTTATGAGGCGCTTTTGGGGGATGGAGTTATTCACAAAAATCAGGTTTATACCCCCCAGTTAGCACCCCAGGAGTGGATTGAATGGGTTCATGAGCCAACCTATGTGGCGGCTTACTGTCAAGGCACTTTGGATTCCCAAGCCCAACGGCGCATCGGGTTGCCCTGGAGTAAGGGGGTGGTGCAACGGACGTTGACGGCGGTGGGGGGGACAATTCTCACGGCCCAGTTAGCTCTAGAGCATGGCTTGGCCTGCAATACGGCGGGGGGGACTCACCATGCTTTTCCGGGTTATGGGTCGGGTTTTTGTATTTTGAATGATCTGGCGATCGCCTCCCGGACGGTGCAGCGGTTGGGGCTTGCCCAAAAGATTTTGATTATTGATTTGGATGTGCATCAGGGGGACGGCACGGCGTTTATTTTCCAGGATGATCCGACGGTATTCACCTTTTCGATGCATTGTGAGGTGAATTTTCCGAGCCAAAAACAGCGCAGTGACCTGGATATCGGTCTCCCTGTCGGCCTCGATGATGATGGTTATCTACAAATTTTGGCCCACCACCTAGGGGATCTCCTCAGCCAGGTGAAGCCGGATTTGGTGTTTTATGATGCGGGGGTCGATACCCATGTGGGCGATCGCCTAGGAAAATTAGCGATGACCAACCAAGGGCTCTATCGCCGGGAGCGGATGGTACTCAGCACCTGCTTGGCGGCGGGCTATCCCGTGGCCTGTGTAATTGGTGGCGGCTATGCGAAAAATATTGGTGATTTGGTATTTCGCCATTCCCTGCTTCACCGGGCGGCCCGGGATGTGTATTAGTTTTGCCTAAACCGCGAGAAATTCCTGAATGACCGCCTGACTCAGTTCGTGGGTGCTGCCAGAAGCGACAATGCCCCCTTTTTGCATCGCATAGTAACGGTCTGCCTGGCGGACAAAGTGCAAATGCTGCTCGACTAAAAGCACCGAAATTCCGGTTTCGGCAATGATTTGTTTTACTGCTGCTTCGATTTCCAAAATAATCGATGGCTGAATCCCTTCGGTGGGTTCATCAAGAATTAACAGCTTGGGACGACCCATCAAAGCGCGGGCGATCGCCAACTGCTGCTGTTGACCACCACTGAGGTCACCACCCATGCGATGCAGCATTTCTTTGAGCATCGGGAAGAGGTTTAAAATTTCTGAGGGGATATTACTCTTATTGCGGCGGCCCTTAGGCAGCGCTTCGAGGCCGAGGAGTAAATTTTCTTTGACGGTGACCCGGGGGATGACTTCCCGGCCCTGGGGCACATAGCCAATGCCCATCCTGGCGCGGCGATCCGTGGCGAGGGGGTTAATTTCTTGGCCCATAAACCGGAGTTTGCCGGTGCGGGGGGGCAACAGGCCCATGATCGTTTTGAGTAAGGTTGTTTTGCCAACGCCATTGCGACCAATCAAGCACACCATCTCTCCTTGGGGGACATTTAAATCCACATTCCGCAAAATGTGACTCTCGCCGTAGTACACATTGAGATCGGTGACGTTCAAAATTGGGGCCTCGGCAGCTTGGGTCATGGCAATTAACACTCAGTAAAAAAGGGAAAGATCCGCCCCCATCATAGGTAAGGATCTTTCCCCATTTCGTAACAAAGACAGCAGTCTGATTTTTAGATCGCTGGCGGGTTAAAGTTGGCCGCAGTCGGCGATCGCAATTTCCTGTTTTGTTGCACCGCTGCCAGAGCCTTGGGCTTCCATCGCTTTGACCACATCCATGCCTTCAATAACTTTGCCGAAAACCACGTGCTTACCGTTGAGCCAAGGCGTGAGGGTGGTGGTAATAAAAAACTGAGAGCCATTGGTGTTGGGGCCACGGTTCGCCATACTCAGCAGACCAGGCACATTGTGGCGCAGCTCAAAGCTTTCGTCTTCAAAGGTATCACCATAAATGGATTCGCCGCCGGTACCATTGCCATTGGTAAAGTCGCCCCCCTGGCACATAAACTCTGGGATCACCCGGTGAAATTTAGAGCCTTTGAAGTGGAGGGGCTTACCGCGTTTGCCGATCCCTTTTTCGCCAGTGCAGAGGGCGCGGAAATTTTCGGCAGTCTTTGGGACAATGTCAGCCCGCAGTTCAAAGACGATTCGTCCAGCGCTCTCGCCGCCGATGGTGATATCAAAAAATACTTGGGGGTTAGCCTGTTCGCTCACGATTGCGTTTCCTAAAAAGTGTGGAGTTTCTTTCCAAATGGTACTGCAATCATGACCGGGGGCGATCGCCTGTTAAGTGCATTGCTCAATTTGGCGCACAGCAGTCAGAGCGGAATAGCTGACTCCAGCGGTGCCTTCCCCTGGATGGACAGAATCTCCCACAAGCCAAACATTTTTAAAGGGAGTTCTGGTGGCGAGGCCAAAGGGGGCAAAGGTAGAAATGCGCTGGCCTACTCCACCGACAAAGCCTTTTTCGCGGGCCGTATAGAACGCAAAAGTGCGCGGCGTGCCGGCTTCCTGGACGACAATATTTTCTGGGGATAGATCAAAATAGCGGTTTAGTTTGGCGATCGCCTCTTGGGTGTATTTTTCTTTTCGCGCGGCATAACCTTCCCCAAACCAGGGCTCCGGGTCAACAAACGAAGAGGCGACAATTGTGGCGTGACCTGTTGGGGCACGGCCATCATTGGGCTTACTCACAGAAACAAATAGAGAGTTATTTTCGCCAATTTCCTGGTCATAATCGTAGAGAAATTGCAGATGGGGCGGACAATTTTCGGGGATAGCGGTGGCTTTTACCCCGAGATACACGACAAAAGCGCCCGATGGTTGCGCCAGATTGTGGATGCGATTTTGGTAGGTTTTAATCGGCAAAGATTGGGGTGGGTTCTCAACAAGCTTGATTAAATCTTGGACAGTGGTATTTGCGACCACATGATCAAAGGTCACTTGAGAAATTTCACTGCGACGCTGGTCAAAAATAGTTAATCGCGGCTGGTCTTGACTGAGATCAATTTCTTTAATCCGGTGGCGGGCCAGGAGTTTTCCCCCGTGCTTTTCTAGGGCTTCAATCAGGCGATCGCTCAAGGCTTGCATACTGCCCTGGAGATGGAAAAGTCCTTGGGGCGTTTGGGAAACAGCGAGGGCTGTTGCACCGTAGAGCAATGCTGTTTCGGCAGTATCAACTTGGGAATACAACTTGAGCTGTAGATCAAGAAATGTCTTTAGGCGTTGATCATTCGCCGTACCACAGAGTTTGAGGGCATCTAAAACCGTCATCAAAGTAAAGGGTACTGTGACGAACGTATCTAGGCGAAATGCTTTGACTAATTGCCAGATATCCCAGGCATTGCGAGGTGGCACAACAGGATCACGACCTTGGAATTTCCAACTAGCGGCAAATAAAACCCTTAATAAGTTCCAGAATTTTTCGCTCTTGGGAAATTGCTTGAGACGTTCGGCTTTCCATTTATCCATATCACGCCAGACATTGATCGGTTCTGTTTCACCGGGTAAAAACACCGCACAGGCTAGATCACAAACCGTTGCCTCGGGCAAATCAACGCCCAATTCTTGAAAAATACGCTGGTGGATGCCCCCTTCTTCCAGGCCCGCGACTTGGGTCGCCCCCACATCAAAGGTGAAACCCTTCCGCTTAAACGTAGAAGCACAACCACCCGCGATCGCTGCCTGCTCATAAACGGTGACCTCATAGCCCCGTTTTGCCAACAACGCCCCCGCTGTAAGACCGCCAATGCCTGCCCCAATAATCGCGATTTTGCCCTGATTCATCCGTTGACGCCTGTTACAATTCTTTACTTTTTCCTATTGTCCAAAATTTTTCCATTCTTGACAAAACGGCGATCGCCAAGGATAAAGGGAGATTGCCGAACCCGCCACCGCCCCGGACTTGGTAAAGTATTTAGACAGTAAATTTAGCTCCAGATAGCCCAACCAGAGATAAAGACCTATGTTTGACGCCCTAGCCGAACGCCTTGAAGATGCCTGGAAAGCCCTCCGGGGTCAGGACAAAATCAGCGAATCGAACATCAAAGACGCCCTCAAGGAAGTCCGTCGCGCCCTGTTAGAGGCGGATGTGAATGTGCAAGTGGTCAAAGGCTTTATCACCGAGGTCGAAAAAGCGGCGATCGGCGCTGAGGTGGTTTCTGGGGTAAACCCCGGCCAGCAGTTCATCAAAATTGTCTACGACGAACTCGTGAAAATCATGGGGGAAAGCAATGTTCCCCTCGCCGAAGCTCCAAACAAGCCAACTGTTATCCTCATGGCCGGGCTTCAGGGGACTGGGAAAACCACCGCCACTGCTAAGCTTTCTCTCTATCTGCGCAAACAAAATAAAACCGCCCTGATGGTGGCGACCGACGTCTACCGCCCGGCGGCGATCGACCAGCTCAAAACCCTCGGGGAGCAGATTCAAGTTCCGGTTTTTGACCTTGGTAGCGATGCCAATCCTGTCGAAATCGCCCGCCAGGGGATCGAAAAAGGAAAAGAACTGGGCGTTGATGTTGTCCTTGTAGATACGGCTGGCCGCCTGCAGATCGATGCCGACATGATGGCCGAGCTCAAGCAGATCAAAGAAACCATTCAGCCCGACGATACCCTGCTCGTGGTCGACTCCATGACGGGCCAAGAAGCTGCCAGCTTAACCCGTACTTTCCACGAAGAAATCGGCGTCACCGGGGCAATCCTCACCAAAATGGATGGCGATACCCGGGGTGGTGCTGCGCTGTCGGTGCGGATGATTTCCGGTCAACCGATTAAATTTATCGGGGTCGGCGAAAAAGTCGAAGCCCTCGAGCCGTTCTATCCCGATCGCCTCGCCTCGCGCATTTTGAACATGGGGGACATTCTGACCCTCGTAGAAAAAGCTCAGGAAGCGGTAGATCTCTCCGATGTGGAGGAGATGCAGGCAAAATTATTAGAAGCGCGGTTTGATTTCGATGACTTCCTCAAACAGATGCGCCTGCTGAAAAATATGGGCTCCCTCGGCGGGATGCTCAAGCTGATCCCCGGCATTGGCAACAAGATTGATAAAAATATGCTGGAACAGGGGGAGGTGCAACTCAAGCGGGTGGAGACAATGATCAACTCCATGACCAAAGAAGAGCGCAAAAACCCAGATCTGTTGGCCCAAACCCCGAAACGCCGTAGCCGCATTGCCAAAGGTTCTGGCCTCTCTGAAAAAGATGTGTCTAAATTGATTGCCGACTTCACCCGGATGCGGAAAATGATGCAACAGATGGGCCAAGGGGGAGGTTTACCTGGTATGGGAGGCCTCGGCGATATGTTTGGTGGGGGCATGCCCGGCATGGGTGGCCCTGGTCGCGGTGGGGCGATGCCGAAAAAACAAAAGAAAGTGAAGAAGAAAAAAGGTTTTGCAGACCTCTAAATATCTTTCGTTACGATAAAGACAATGGCTGGTTCAGTTCGGAGGTTTCATGGCGACTAGTTTGTATGAAAAATTAGGCGGAGCAGCGGCGGTGGATCTCGCTGTCGAAAAATTTTATGGAAAAGTATTGGCCGATGAGCGGGTCAACCGTTTTTTTGCGAATACAGACATGGCAAAACAAAAGCAACATCAAAAAGACTTCATGACCTATGCTTTTGGGGGGACCGAAAAATTTTCTGGCCGTTCTATGCGTGCTGCCCACAAAGATCTGGTAGAAAACTCAGGGTTGACGGATGTTCATTTTGAAGCGATCGCCGAAAATTTAGTCTTGACCTTACAGGAGTTAAATGTTCCCCAAGGGTTAATCGATGAAGTTGTTACAATTGTCGGCTCCGTGCAACACCGCAACGATGTTTTAAATCGTTAAATCGCTTGCCATTCGAGATTTTAAATTAATTATTTGATGGGAAATGCAGCATGGATGTCAACTCCCATCTTTTTTTATGACAATGGCCAATTTAGAACAATTAAAACCGCCCCTTAAATGGGCCGGAGGAAAGCGCTGGCTTGTACCTAAGTTGCGGAGAATTTGGCAAGATTACCCAACGCATCAATTAGTAGAACCTTTTTGTGGTGGTTTAGCAGTAGCACTAGGTTTAAGACCAGAAATCGCAACTTTAAATGATGCCAACCCCCATTTAATCAACTTTTATCAACAACTTAAAAAGGGATTGAATTCTGATTTGATGATGGTCAATGATCAGGATTTTTACTATCAATGTCGCAATCGATTCAATGAACTAATCTATAACCAAACAGCCCAGACCCCAGAGGCAGCACTTTTATTTTATTATCTCAATCGCACCGGTTTTAATGGCTTATGCCGCTTCAATAGTCAAGGTTTTTTCAATGTCCCGTTTGGCAAATATAAAAAAATCAATTATTGTCAGGACTTTAGTCTTTATAAAGTGGCATTTCAAAACTGGCAATTTTATAGAAGCGATTTTGAGAATCTTACAATTCCTCACGGAAGTGTGATCTATGCTGATCCGCCCTATGATGTGGAGTTTCATCAGTATGCGGCAGGGGGTTTTACTTGGGAAGACCAAGAACGTTTGGCCCAATGGTTAGCCCGTCAAAATGTCCCGGTAATCACCTCAAATCAGGCGACAGACCGCATCTTGGCGCTTTATAGAAAATTGGGTTTTCGCGTTGATACCTTGCTTGCTCCCCGACGCATCGCCTGTAATGGCGATCGCACGCCGGCGCTGGAAATGTTGGCCTATCGTAACCTTGTCTAAGTACCCAGGAAATCCTAAAAAAGCATTGAAAATAAACATTTGCTGCATGCAAGGGGGCGGTCTGTAAACTGTGATACCAGGGGGGGATGGGGCACGATTTACTTTGAAGACTCAGTAATATTTTTGTATGAAATAACACAGGAGTGAATCTATGGGGCAAGGAAAAGCGGTACTGCCCGATGTTGCCCAAAAACTGACACTCCAAGAATTTTTGCGGGCCTGTACCACAACGGATTTGCGCGAGATTCCCCAGGCGGAAATGCTGGCGTTGCAATTCCTTCGGGAGGGGACGTTCCAAGAACGCTGGCGTTTGGTGAAAATCTTTGCAAAGTTGTCAGACAAGGCGATCGCCCCATTACTAGCTATTGCCGAAGATCCGCTAGCGGATACAGAACTGCGCTGGTTTGCGATCCGGATCCTCGGCCAATACCGTGACCCGGAGGCGATCGCCAGACTCATTCTTCTTATTGATGATTGTTCTGAAGAATTTCTTCTGGAAGAAATCATGGGCACCTTGGTGCAGTTAGAAGCCCAAGCGGTAGATTATTTAGTGCCATTGCTCAAAAAGCCAGACACCCGCTCCTTAGCTGTGCAAGCCCTTTGTAAATTGCGCTACCCCCAGATGATTAGACCTCTCCTAGAAATCATCAGTGGGGTTGAGCCCCTGGATCATTGTTTGATTTTAGAAACCCTGAGCCAGTTTCGACAGCCAGAAATTTTAGCTGCCCTTGTGGGGGCGCTCAAAAACCCTGTGGCTGGGGTGCGGCGGATGGCGGTAAAAGGTTTGGGATTCTGGGCCCAGTCTGTGGATCCGTTGCTCCTGTGTGAACAGGTGCAGCCGCTACTATATGACTTGGATTTGCAGGTCTGCGCCCAGGCTGGATTTACCCTCAGTCGGCTTGCGATCCCCCAGGCAGCCGAGGCGATCGCCACTGTTTTAGCCTCACCCCACACCCCGGAACCATTAAGGATTTCCCTGATCCAAGCCCTAGGCTGGCTAGCAATTCCTGAAAGTTTAGACATCTTAGAATCACTACTCTATGGCACACCGCCAGCAATTGTTCAAGAAGCCATCAAAGTTATGGGGCGTATCAGCGAACCTAGTCGGCGGCATCGGGGAACCAGTATTTTGCTGCAATTTTGGGCATCCTGCCCGTCGCCCCCCCCTGCCTCGATTCAACAGGCTTTTGTTTATGCTTTGGGGCAGTTAGCAGATCCCCGGGCCGAGGGTCTTTTGGCCGCACTGAGCCACAGCCAGGACAAG
The nucleotide sequence above comes from [Synechococcus] sp. NIES-970. Encoded proteins:
- a CDS encoding hypothetical protein (conserved hypothetical protein) codes for the protein MGQGKAVLPDVAQKLTLQEFLRACTTTDLREIPQAEMLALQFLREGTFQERWRLVKIFAKLSDKAIAPLLAIAEDPLADTELRWFAIRILGQYRDPEAIARLILLIDDCSEEFLLEEIMGTLVQLEAQAVDYLVPLLKKPDTRSLAVQALCKLRYPQMIRPLLEIISGVEPLDHCLILETLSQFRQPEILAALVGALKNPVAGVRRMAVKGLGFWAQSVDPLLLCEQVQPLLYDLDLQVCAQAGFTLSRLAIPQAAEAIATVLASPHTPEPLRISLIQALGWLAIPESLDILESLLYGTPPAIVQEAIKVMGRISEPSRRHRGTSILLQFWASCPSPPPASIQQAFVYALGQLADPRAEGLLAALSHSQDKMIQLHAIAALKKINRC